Proteins encoded in a region of the Quercus lobata isolate SW786 chromosome 8, ValleyOak3.0 Primary Assembly, whole genome shotgun sequence genome:
- the LOC115956722 gene encoding B3 domain-containing protein At4g01580-like, whose protein sequence is MASQWRRDNDDGPADRSPHFFKIILSNAVQEGKLRIPDKFVQKFGVDLSDMAFLTIPNGRKWKVKLTQHAGGVWFQNGWSEFASSHGVAVGHLLVFKYEGNSQFDVLIFDATATEIDSTLDDELQVHRIEDDESDDSSVEIIKHFYRGEGLGSAHPKEDGGVAKNLVIANAFKSENSLFTVIMRPSYVNGKDRASLPQDIINYLPRDGFTKDYTKASILPVKLQIVDRLWPVKLYIYERSGGSSCVVSAGWSAFVRENSLQVGDVCVFELIMRDGVVLNVHIFKLED, encoded by the exons ATGGCTTCTCAATGGCGGAGAGACAACGACGATGGTCCTGCTGATCGGTCCCCACACTTTTTCAAGATTATTCTGTCGAATGCTGTTCAGGAAGGAAAGCTT CGGATTCCAGATAAGTTCGTGCAGAAATTTGGAGTGGACTTGTCAGATATGGCCTTTCTCACTATTCCAAATGGTAGAAAATGGAAAGTCAAGTTGACACAACATGCTGGGGGGGTTTGGTTTCAAAATGGTTGGTCCGAATTTGCAAGCTCTCATGGTGTAGCCGTGGGGCACTTGCTAGTTTtcaaatatgaaggaaattcacAGTTTGATGTACTCATATTTGATGCCACTGCAACAGAAATAGACTCTACTTTAGACGACGAACTCCAAGTTCATAGGATCGAAGATGATGAGAGTGATGACAGCTCTGTTGAAATCATCAAACACTTTTATAGGGGAGAGGGTTTAG GATCAGCCCATCCTAAGGAAGACGGTGGTGTAGCTAAAAATCTTGTTATAGCCAATGCTTTTAAATCAGAAAATTCCCTTTTCACTGTTATCATGCGTCCATCCTACGTTAATGGCAAGGATCGTGCG AGTTTACCCCAAGACATTATCAACTACTTACCAAGAGACGGGTTTACCAAGGACTACACCAAAGCAAGTATACTCCCCGTTAAGCTCCAGATTGTGGACCGATTATGGCCTGTGAAGCTATACATTTATGAACGAAGTGGGGGTTCATCATGTGTCGTATCAGCTGGTTGGTCTGCATTTGTGAGGGAAAATAGTTTGCAAGTAGGAGATGTTTGCGTATTTGAGCTGATTATGAGGGACGGTGTTGTGTTAAACGTCCACATTTTCAAGTTAGAAGACTAA
- the LOC115958583 gene encoding uncharacterized protein LOC115958583, which translates to MSSSGNPQLYRPHDVFTAMGRCWVLEDEFSYPINPNLRNSAYVHNTMRQEWAWLFCEQQMFYDELVGFKLPVPRRLASQMPRDSIDELRKALNRKREENNRMKIRLNRYRTQVEIRELVQEGWYEHAQFMQSLLADPIYQSDVETSDEE; encoded by the coding sequence ATGTCTAGTTCTGGCAACCCACAACTCTATAGGCCTCATGATGTGTTCACTGCTATGGGTCGTTGTTGGGTATTGGAAGATGAGTTCAGCTATCCAATCAATCCGAATTTGCGAAATAGTGCTTACGTTCACAATACCATGAGACAGGAGTGGGCTTGGTTATTTTGTGAAcaacaaatgttttatgatgagttggttgGTTTTAAGTTGCCAGTGCCTCGGCGACTCGCATCACAAATGCCCAGAGACAGCATCGACGAACTTCGTAAAGCATTGAACcgcaaaagagaagaaaataatcgaaTGAAGATACGTCTTAATCGATATCGGACCCAAGTCGAGATTCGAGAGTTAGTGCAGGAAGGGTGGTACGAGCATGCACAGTTCATGCAATCACTTCTTGCTgatcccatttatcagtcaGACGTGGAGACGTCAGATGAAGAGTAA